In the Osmerus eperlanus chromosome 27, fOsmEpe2.1, whole genome shotgun sequence genome, one interval contains:
- the LOC134013777 gene encoding mesenteric estrogen-dependent adipogenesis protein-like isoform X1 — MTVNELSRCKFSMIDLEDFLRNPPRGFKVETRRAGYRFVRSDPESCCVLIDDFESCKGKVMFQHSTGKTIKVHNLRDYTTVRKSLTSKRFYLLVSACENKSLKDTKNDTKVLQRFVVVIDGSDPFVKWELDRGLDWTISSVAGESYRVDVDFSESLQAWLGEGFCILANDQKVEPTWRDTSFTLKYYSDALFDFPHWLGFSKRQFKITCCGR; from the exons ATGACAGTCAACGAATTATCTAGATGCAAGTTTAGTATGATCGATTTGGAAGATTTTTTGAGAAATCCGCCGCGCGGTTTTAAGGTAGAGACGCGTCGTGCTGGTTACCGTTTTGTCAGAAGCGACCCGGAAAGCTGCTGTGTGTTAATTGATGACTTCGAGTCGTGTAAAGGAAAGGTTATGTTCCAGCATTCAACTGGAAA GACAATCAAGGTGCATAATCTAAGAGATTACACAACAGTCAGAAAGAGCCTCACATCCAAGAGGTTTTATCTGCTAGTGTCAGCATGTGAAAACAAGTCATTGAAGGACACAAAAAATGACACCAAAG TGTTGCAGCGCTTTGTCGTGGTCATCGATGGAAGCGATCCCTTCGTCAAGTGGGAGTTGGATCGAGGCTTGGACTGGACCATCTCCTCTGTGGCCGGGGAAAGCTACAGGGTGGAT GTTGACTTCAGTGAATCCTTGCAGGCCTGGCTGGGCGAGGGTTTCTGTATCCTAGCCAACGATCAGAAGGTCGAGCCGACATGGAGAGACACCAGTTTCACCTTAAAATATTACTCTGACGCTCTCTTTGACTTCCCTCACTGGCTTGGATTCAGCAAACGGCAGTTCAAG ATCACCTGTTGTGGAAGATGA
- the LOC134013777 gene encoding mesenteric estrogen-dependent adipogenesis protein-like isoform X2: protein MTVNELSRCKFSMIDLEDFLRNPPRGFKVETRRAGYRFVRSDPESCCVLIDDFESCKGKVMFQHSTGKTIKVHNLRDYTTVRKSLTSKRFYLLVSACENKSLKDTKNDTKVLQRFVVVIDGSDPFVKWELDRGLDWTISSVAGESYRVDFSESLQAWLGEGFCILANDQKVEPTWRDTSFTLKYYSDALFDFPHWLGFSKRQFKITCCGR, encoded by the exons ATGACAGTCAACGAATTATCTAGATGCAAGTTTAGTATGATCGATTTGGAAGATTTTTTGAGAAATCCGCCGCGCGGTTTTAAGGTAGAGACGCGTCGTGCTGGTTACCGTTTTGTCAGAAGCGACCCGGAAAGCTGCTGTGTGTTAATTGATGACTTCGAGTCGTGTAAAGGAAAGGTTATGTTCCAGCATTCAACTGGAAA GACAATCAAGGTGCATAATCTAAGAGATTACACAACAGTCAGAAAGAGCCTCACATCCAAGAGGTTTTATCTGCTAGTGTCAGCATGTGAAAACAAGTCATTGAAGGACACAAAAAATGACACCAAAG TGTTGCAGCGCTTTGTCGTGGTCATCGATGGAAGCGATCCCTTCGTCAAGTGGGAGTTGGATCGAGGCTTGGACTGGACCATCTCCTCTGTGGCCGGGGAAAGCTACAGG GTTGACTTCAGTGAATCCTTGCAGGCCTGGCTGGGCGAGGGTTTCTGTATCCTAGCCAACGATCAGAAGGTCGAGCCGACATGGAGAGACACCAGTTTCACCTTAAAATATTACTCTGACGCTCTCTTTGACTTCCCTCACTGGCTTGGATTCAGCAAACGGCAGTTCAAG ATCACCTGTTGTGGAAGATGA
- the alox5ap gene encoding arachidonate 5-lipoxygenase-activating protein translates to MDYIVVEHIFLLVLVTLFSVLQNAFFAQKVEKECTSQNVKASALERVSCANRNCMDSYPTFLAVMWCAGLCLNQAPAAFAGIIYLVARQKYFIGYMGQTCQSTPGFQFGKRILFFLFLMCIVGIVNFLLVRYASSDYKEYVETITSAASALLLIP, encoded by the exons ATGGATTACATTGTGGTGGAACACATCTTCCTCCTGGTCCTCGTCACTCTCTTCAGTGTTCTGCagaatg CGTTCTTTGCTCAGAAGGTAGAGAAGGAATGTACAAGTCAAAACGTCAAGGCGTCTGCGTTGGAGCGAGTGTCCTGTGCCAA TCGTAACTGCATGGACTCCTATCCTACATTCCTGGCTGTGATGTGGTGCGCTGGCCTGTGCCTAAATCAAG CTCCCGCAGCCTTCGCTGGGATCATTTACCTCGTGGCCAGGCAGAAGTACTTTATCGGCTACATGGGCCAGACGTGtcagag CACTCCCGGATTTCAGTTTGGAAAGCgcatcctcttcttcctgttccTGATGTGCATTGTGGGTATTGTTAACTTCCTGCTGGTTCGCTACGCTAGCAGCGACTACAAAGAGTACGTGGAGACCATCACCAGCGccgcctctgctctgctcctcatcCCCTGA
- the uspl1 gene encoding SUMO-specific isopeptidase USPL1 produces MVIFSKCQRTARNHRIYSDLPMSGEDTGLGSSAQALAGYLGKVQERSASLENCPWCAVKGMTCVLRSYRINFQESITLCTSPQCLFPLVSRPLEDVLACLVPPEPQTGAKRRTPWALEREDPVPCSKRLRSEEESEEEASLQNGNPISQPGPTDMEVADHHKDSDRLAPEEMDQEALQGDEETVAIPEKMAPSPERVGLDGRLLSPPKPAQDALARVQTIIILSEYESNSEVEFICSQKNSSGPPKALTSSITTPAAISTLEEESDSEMELICSQKNTSGPPKAAESSITTPAAVSTSENGLSEDCAEGQAAPVCRPCSVDLSQSRLDRSETLVEPARDPTQAAKTPRRSSENMEDKAEAVILKDDKPRYGGGLEGSEITKITPSVDTFIGSKELVLVSPRLFWRNTPNLAWLDSLLVAMVNCRALKEKRPETKSRCSVVWELCTIYDRCCALVTQCCQDGIIKVPASLLRRVTEELEALRMFVFNMLQPKLQQGKEDRLVFALPLLLKMDSWAEPNFLPVFDWKCLRCGKTLRVKKPLTTLKAVVSDWNPLKSTVKKRCSTCNRNRLQEKKLIMESVPPVVALHFEKGLPDTEVGKYSFDFDQYHYHVTTVIQYSKKHKHFVTWIRKPSDSWLEFDGRKHPDCVSHRDLTIPAEEVHIVFWERGEKRDKLHKSSRVDPPESEPAAPRLNRPLEAKDFLADESDDLSQDDAGIVAALTTCDAAGDRAAGGDASIGSATLLDTFEGLSHDDIVTLTLVEVSGDSMGRVPASPLAPENRRASSETSPEPASWVTPGELILPTVVSSACHLKRPSVETGQRVSPVSSTPSLKPSSARFPWQRQVDIGPPSVKPHLLSPSLAKPSAPDNNASTPVAQTKPPLSNSSSGYTHRSQPPRPSLKVTENEALPLKAAEMYGGFCARSTNNPYQTLFSTKGATQSAAAKVPFQRASPAPPKPAFKPMAVSMTSLPLRGVAENPKISKKHGSQTKLPSDLADTDSLRLKLLKKLKAKKKKLEKLNQVLGHQGNLGGKSTSKPDSTILESYAVSSSTSVYNSPTYDEFFADLLSPATTTSNLSPDSTGLVETVTNGQEGGGDMTNGGGAIGGENHEMAVTPQLCGSFAQQVGEVPMTTTNDNFLEEFISGTSLAQTEMETEALSALDLFF; encoded by the exons GTTCAAGAGAGATCAGCGTCACTAGAGAACTGCCCCTGGTGTGCAGTCAAGGGGATGACGTGTGTTCTCCGGTCCTACCGAATTAACTTCCAGGAGTCCATTACTCTTTGCACAAGTCCTCAG TGTCTTTTCCCTCTGGTCAGCCGACCCTTGGAAGATGTCCTGGCCTGCCTCGTCCCCCCCGAACCCCAGACGGGGGCCAAGCGAAGGACCCCCTGGGCTCTGGAGCGTGAGGACCCCGTGCCTTGTTCCAAGCGCTTGCGGTCCGAGGAGGAGAGCGAAGAAGAGGCTAGTCTACAGAACGGCAATCCCATCAGCCAACCGGGACCCACCGACATGGAGGTCGCGGACCACCACAAGGATTCTGATCGGCTAGCTCCAGAGGAAATGGACCAGGAAGCACtgcagggggatgaagagaccGTGGCTATCCCTGAGAAGATGGCTCCCTCCCCAGAGCGTGTTGGTTTAGACGGCAGACTGCTCTCGCCTCCGAAGCCTGCTCAGGATGCGCTTGCCCGAGTGCAGACTATTATCATCTTATCAGAGTACGAGTCAAACTCTGAAGTGGAATTCATCTGCTCGCAGAAGAACTCGTCTGGACCGCCCAAGGCTCTCACGTCTTCCATCACTACACCCGCGGCCATCTCGACCTTGGAGGAAGAGTCGGACTCGGAGATGGAATTAATCTGCTCACAGAAGAACACATCAGGACCGCCCAAGGCCGCAGAGTCTTCCATCACTACACCCGCGGCCGTCTCGACCTCGGAAAACGGT TTGTCGGAGGATTGTGCGGAGGGCCAGGCTGCGCCGGTGTGTAGGCCCTGCAGCGTGGACCTCAGCCAGAGCAGATTGGATCGGTCGGAGACCCTCGTAGAACCAGCACGGGATCCCACGCAAGCAGCCAAAACGCCACGGCGGTCGAGCGAAAACATGGAGGACAAGGCTGAGGCTGTGATCCTCAAGGATGACAAGCCAAGATATGGTGGTGGACTCGAAGGGAGCGAGATAACAAAAATAACACCAAGTGTTGACACTTTTATCGGTTCCAAAGAGCTCGTTCTAGTTTCGCCGCGTCTCTTCTGGAGGAATACGCCTAACCTCGCCTGGCTGGACAGCCtgttggttgccatggtgaacTGTCGGGCTCTAAAGGAGAAGCGGCCCGAGACAAAATCTAGGTGCTCAGTGGTCTGGGAGCTGTGTACTATATACGACAGATGTTGTGCGCTGGTAACCCAGTGTTGCCAAG ATGGCATTATCAAAGTCCCTGCCAGTTTACTACGGAGGGTAACAGAAGAACTGGAAGCTTTAAGGATGTTCGTCTTCAACATGCTGCAACCCAAACTCCAACAGG GGAAGGAGGACAGGCTGGTGTttgccctgcccctcctcctcaagATGGACTCGTGGGCGGAGCCTAACTTCCTGCCGGTCTTTGATTGGAAGTGTTTGCGCTGTGGTAAGACACTTCG GGTTAAGAAGCCCCTCACCACTTTAAAGGCGGTCGTTTCGGACTGGAATCCGCTCAAGTCTACCGTTAAAAAAAGGTGTTCAACGTGCAATAGGAACCGATTACAGGAAAAGAAGTTGATAATGGAGAG CGTGCCCCCGGTGGTCGCTCTGCACTTCGAGAAGGGCCTGCCTGATACCGAAGTCGGCAAGTACTCCTTCGACTTCGACCAGTACCACTACCATGTCACCACTGTCATACAGTACAGCAAGAAACACAAGCACTTTGTCACCTGGATAAGGAAACCAAGCG ATTCGTGGCTGGAATTTGACGGCCGGAAGCACCCGGACTGCGTCAGTCACCGGGACCTTACCATCCCCGCCGAGGAGGTCCACATCGTcttctgggagaggggggaaaagaggGACAAGCTCCACAAAAGCTCGCGCGTCGACCCGCCAGAGAGCGAGCCCGCGGCGCCCCGCCTGAACCGTCCCCTCGAAGCCAAGGACTTCTTGGCGGACGAGTCGGACGACCTCTCGCAGGACGACGCGGGCATCGTGGCGGCGCTGACGACTTGCGACGCCGCGGGAGATCGAGCGGCCGGCGGGGACGCGTCCATCGGTTCCGCCACGCTGCTCGACACCTTCGAGGGCCTCTCTCACGACGACATCGTCACGctcactctggtggaggtcagcGGTGACTCGATGGGGAGAGTCCCGGCCTCTCCTTTGGCTCCGGAGAATCGCCGTGCCTCCTCCGAGACCTCCCCCGAACCTGCTTCGTGGGTGACGCCCGGCGAGTTAATCCTGCCCACGGTCGTGAGTTCCGCCTGTCACCTGAAGAGACCGTCTGTGGAAACCGGACAACGAGTTTCTCccgtctcctccaccccttcgcTCAAGCCCTCCTCGGCACGGTTCCCCTGGCAGAGGCAAGTGGACATCGGTCCCCCCTCCGTCAAACCCCACCTGTTGTCCCCCAGTCTTGCCAAGCCCTCTGCCCCGGATAACAACGCATCCACACCCGTAGCCCAGACGAAACCCCCACTTTCCAACTCCTCCTctggctacacacacagatcGCAACCCCCCAGGCCGTCCTTGAAGGTGACGGAAAACGAAGCCCTGCCGTTGAAGGCAGCAGAGATGTATGGCGGATTCTGTGCCAGAAGCACAAATAATCCGTATCAAACTCTATTCTCGACCAAGGGGGCCACTCAGAGTGCTGCCGCCAAGGTGCCATTTCAACGTGCTAGTCCCGCCCCACCTAAACCCGCTTTCAAACCTATGGCTGTGTCTATGACGTCACTTCCTCTTCGAGGTGTCGCGGAGAACCCTAAAATCTCAAAGAAACACGGCAGTCAGACCAAGCTTCCATCCGACCTCGCCGACACAGATTCCCTCAGGCTGAAGCTGTTAAAGAAGCTCAAAGCCAAGAAAAAGAAACTGGAGAAGCTGAACCAGGTTTTGGGACACCAGGGGAATTTGGGCGGGAAAAGCACTTCTAAACCAGACAGCACAATCCTGGAGTCCTATGCAGTCAGCTCCAGCACCTCTGTTTACAACAGCCCGACTTACGACGAGTTCTTCGCAGACCTTCTGTCGCCTGCGACGACCACTAGCAACCTGTCACCTGACAGCACTGGCCTCGTGGAGACGGTGACCAATGGgcaagagggaggtggagacatGACGAACGGTGGGGGTGCGATTGGTGGAGAAAATCACGAGATGGCTGTGACTCCTCAACTTTGCGGTTCCTTCGCACAGCAGGTTGGAGAAGTCCCCATGACAACCACCAATGACAACTTCCTGGAAGAGTTTATATCTGGGACATCGTTGGCGCAGACTGAGATGGAGACAGAAGCCCTCAGTGCTCTTGACCTGTTCTTTTAG